A region of Paenibacillus sp. 37 DNA encodes the following proteins:
- a CDS encoding HAD family hydrolase — MALKAILFDLDDTLLWDERSVREAFHETCLIAAQETGVKPEELEEAVRNEARALYESYETFPFTKMIGINPFEGLWANFTGGDQAEFRQLEQLAPVYRKESWRRGLLKLGIDREDLAEQLAAQFGVERRSRPHVYEETMDTLRQLQGKYKLLLLTNGCPALQQEKLDGVPELTPFFDEIIISGNFGKGKPDPSIFEHALSKLGVKPEESMMVGDKLTTDIRGALSAGIQAVWINREHKTNNETYAPDHEITHLSELDQLIAKF, encoded by the coding sequence ATGGCGTTAAAAGCGATTTTGTTCGACCTGGATGATACTTTATTATGGGATGAGCGTAGTGTTCGAGAAGCTTTTCATGAGACTTGTCTAATTGCAGCACAAGAGACTGGGGTCAAACCGGAGGAACTTGAAGAAGCTGTTCGTAACGAGGCACGTGCACTGTATGAATCTTATGAGACCTTTCCTTTTACCAAAATGATTGGAATCAATCCGTTTGAAGGCCTTTGGGCCAACTTTACAGGTGGGGATCAAGCTGAGTTCCGTCAGTTGGAACAACTTGCTCCAGTTTACCGTAAAGAATCCTGGCGTCGTGGCTTGTTGAAGTTGGGTATAGATCGGGAAGATCTTGCTGAACAACTGGCCGCACAGTTTGGAGTAGAACGTAGATCCAGACCTCATGTGTACGAAGAAACGATGGATACTTTGCGTCAATTACAAGGGAAATACAAACTGTTGCTGTTAACGAACGGTTGTCCTGCTTTGCAACAAGAGAAGTTGGATGGTGTACCTGAATTGACTCCTTTCTTTGATGAGATTATTATCTCGGGTAACTTTGGAAAAGGAAAACCAGATCCGTCCATATTTGAGCATGCTTTGAGTAAACTGGGTGTTAAACCCGAAGAGAGCATGATGGTTGGGGACAAGTTGACGACGGATATTCGTGGTGCTCTATCAGCAGGCATCCAAGCCGTATGGATTAACCGTGAGCATAAGACCAACAATGAAACGTATGCGCCCGACCATGAAATCACGCATTTATCCGAATTAGATCAACTTATTGCTAAGTTCTGA
- a CDS encoding extracellular solute-binding protein, protein MNQKPRKFVGKMVLASMMTVVLAACSSGTGAGGDVTEVQTKAAMETYNVGDTFKASEPFNLSILYSDQPTYPYKKDWLLFEKMTEMTGVTLEPTIVPMSDYSQKRSLLISSGDAPLVIPKTYPGEESAFVSSGAILPVSDYIDLMPNFKDKVEKWGLEEEIEGLRQEDGKYYVLPGLHEEVWPDYTLIVRTDVFEENNIAIPTTWDELYDAAKKLKELYPDSTPFSDRFKFNSTLGIAATGFGTKAGWGFGNGLTYKEDQDQFVYTATTPEYKEMLTYFNKLVSEGLLDKESFTQDDDQAVQKFVSGKSFMINGNSQTVVLHRNDMNKTLGEGKYSVAKITVPGGPKGQLMSGSRLENGVMISGKIKKSENFKAIMQFIDWLYYSDEGQEFAKWGVEGETFTKEGGTRKLVEDVNYNGLNPKGTKDLRIDFGFSGGVFAYGGTTDLLQSMFSEEELKFQQDMKDTKEVIPAEPPIPYSSEDRERVTLLSTPLKDYSDQNTLKFILGERDLSEFDTFAKELDSQGLSNYLKLANDTYKAYKENKQ, encoded by the coding sequence ATGAATCAAAAACCACGTAAGTTTGTTGGTAAAATGGTGTTGGCATCAATGATGACCGTTGTTCTGGCAGCATGTAGCAGCGGTACTGGAGCTGGAGGTGACGTCACTGAAGTTCAAACCAAGGCAGCGATGGAGACGTACAATGTAGGGGATACATTCAAGGCGAGTGAGCCGTTTAATCTATCGATACTGTATAGTGATCAACCTACCTATCCGTACAAAAAAGACTGGTTGCTTTTCGAAAAGATGACTGAAATGACTGGTGTTACACTTGAGCCAACGATTGTTCCTATGAGTGACTATTCTCAGAAGAGATCTCTTCTAATCAGTTCTGGTGATGCACCGCTGGTTATTCCAAAGACCTATCCTGGTGAAGAATCTGCTTTTGTATCCTCCGGTGCGATTCTGCCCGTTAGTGATTATATTGATTTGATGCCCAACTTCAAGGATAAAGTGGAAAAATGGGGATTGGAAGAAGAAATCGAAGGACTTCGACAGGAAGATGGCAAGTATTATGTACTCCCGGGTCTGCATGAAGAAGTATGGCCAGATTATACATTAATCGTAAGAACAGATGTTTTTGAAGAAAATAACATTGCTATCCCAACCACATGGGATGAACTGTATGACGCAGCAAAGAAACTCAAAGAGCTGTACCCGGATTCCACTCCGTTCTCGGACCGTTTCAAATTTAATAGCACATTAGGTATTGCGGCTACCGGCTTTGGTACCAAGGCTGGATGGGGTTTTGGTAACGGATTGACGTATAAGGAAGATCAGGATCAATTTGTGTACACGGCTACAACACCAGAATACAAAGAGATGCTAACGTACTTTAACAAGTTGGTATCCGAAGGATTGCTGGACAAAGAAAGTTTCACACAGGATGATGATCAGGCTGTACAGAAATTTGTATCCGGCAAATCATTCATGATTAATGGTAATTCCCAAACGGTGGTGCTGCACCGAAATGATATGAACAAAACGCTGGGAGAAGGTAAATACTCAGTTGCAAAGATTACAGTACCTGGTGGACCAAAAGGGCAATTAATGTCTGGCTCCAGACTTGAAAACGGTGTCATGATATCCGGAAAAATTAAAAAAAGCGAAAACTTCAAAGCTATTATGCAATTTATTGATTGGTTATACTACAGCGATGAGGGTCAAGAGTTCGCCAAATGGGGCGTTGAAGGCGAAACATTTACCAAAGAGGGCGGAACACGTAAATTGGTAGAAGACGTGAACTACAATGGCTTGAATCCGAAAGGAACGAAAGATCTGCGTATTGACTTTGGTTTCTCTGGTGGAGTATTTGCCTATGGTGGTACCACAGATCTGCTGCAATCGATGTTTAGTGAAGAAGAGTTGAAATTCCAACAAGACATGAAGGATACCAAGGAAGTGATCCCGGCAGAACCACCGATTCCTTACTCTTCTGAGGACCGTGAACGGGTGACGCTTCTGAGTACACCACTTAAAGATTATTCGGATCAAAATACGCTTAAATTTATCTTGGGTGAGCGGGACTTGTCTGAATTCGATACGTTTGCCAAAGAGCTGGATAGCCAAGGGTTGTCTAATTATCTGAAACTGGCAAATGATACGTACAAAGCCTACAAAGAAAACAAGCAATAA
- a CDS encoding ABC transporter permease, whose product MTSLRKESRLRTAATLFRKDWQLYSLLILPIIYLLIFKYGPMIGNVIAFRRFVPGGSIFGEKWVGLRYFRMFIEDPTFWRVFGNTLMLGGLALLFTFPVPIIFALMLNEVKSKRFKKFVQTASYLPHFLSIVIVAGMILQLTAVNGSINGLVAFFTGDNIPFMQRAEWFRTIYITSEVWQGMGWGAILYLAALTTIDDSLYEAARIDGANRWKQTIHVTLPGILPTIVTLLILNMGNFLAVGFEKILLLYNPLIYETSDVISTYLYRVGLESSNFSYATAIGLFESLIGLILVFSVNAISRRLTQRSLW is encoded by the coding sequence ATGACATCTTTACGTAAAGAGAGCAGATTACGAACGGCAGCAACTTTGTTCCGCAAAGACTGGCAGCTGTATTCACTATTAATCCTTCCCATCATTTATCTCCTTATTTTCAAATATGGACCGATGATTGGTAATGTGATTGCGTTCAGACGTTTTGTTCCCGGGGGAAGTATATTTGGAGAAAAGTGGGTTGGATTAAGGTACTTCAGAATGTTCATTGAGGACCCTACCTTCTGGAGAGTATTCGGTAATACGCTGATGTTAGGCGGACTTGCGTTACTCTTTACATTCCCGGTTCCAATCATTTTTGCCTTGATGCTTAACGAAGTGAAAAGTAAACGATTCAAGAAGTTTGTACAGACTGCGTCTTATCTGCCTCATTTTCTGTCTATCGTTATCGTTGCAGGTATGATCCTGCAGCTGACAGCAGTGAATGGTTCCATTAATGGACTGGTGGCTTTCTTCACCGGAGACAATATTCCTTTTATGCAGCGGGCTGAGTGGTTCAGAACAATCTATATCACGTCTGAGGTATGGCAGGGTATGGGTTGGGGAGCGATTTTGTATCTGGCTGCACTGACAACCATTGATGATTCTTTGTATGAAGCTGCACGTATCGATGGTGCCAACCGGTGGAAGCAGACGATTCATGTAACGTTACCAGGGATCTTGCCAACGATTGTGACGTTATTGATTTTGAACATGGGTAATTTCCTGGCTGTTGGATTTGAAAAAATCTTGCTCTTGTACAACCCGCTGATCTACGAGACATCTGATGTGATCTCCACTTACCTGTATCGGGTCGGACTGGAATCCAGTAACTTCAGTTATGCTACCGCAATTGGCTTGTTCGAATCGCTGATCGGTCTGATTCTGGTGTTCTCCGTAAATGCCATCTCACGCAGACTGACACAAAGAAGCTTATGGTAA
- the lexA gene encoding transcriptional repressor LexA has translation MSKISSRQQAILEFIRNEVRLKGYPPSVREIGEAVGLASSSTVHGHLDRLEKKGLIRRDPTKPRAIELLSQEESEHSHQFAHSVARIPVVGKVTAGVPITATENIEDYFPLPTHYVGEQKVFMLSVVGDSMVEAGIVNGDYVIVRQQQTADNGDIVVAMTEDDEATVKTFYKEKDHIRLQPENATFEPLRLKHVSILGKVIGLFRDIH, from the coding sequence ATGTCGAAGATATCCAGCAGGCAGCAGGCTATTCTGGAGTTTATACGAAATGAAGTCCGGTTGAAGGGGTATCCTCCTTCCGTACGGGAAATTGGTGAAGCGGTTGGACTGGCTTCCAGCTCAACAGTACATGGACATTTGGATCGTTTGGAGAAAAAAGGTTTGATCCGACGCGACCCTACCAAGCCAAGAGCCATTGAGCTTCTGAGCCAGGAAGAGTCTGAGCATTCTCATCAATTTGCTCATAGCGTTGCACGTATTCCTGTTGTTGGTAAGGTTACAGCCGGGGTTCCAATCACTGCAACCGAGAACATTGAAGACTACTTCCCTCTTCCTACACATTATGTAGGCGAACAGAAAGTGTTTATGCTTTCGGTAGTCGGAGATAGTATGGTGGAAGCTGGAATCGTTAACGGAGATTACGTTATTGTCCGTCAACAGCAAACTGCTGATAACGGTGATATCGTCGTTGCAATGACTGAAGACGATGAAGCTACAGTGAAAACGTTCTATAAAGAGAAAGATCATATTCGCCTTCAACCGGAGAATGCGACCTTCGAACCTTTACGTTTGAAACATGTTAGTATTCTGGGTAAAGTCATTGGCCTTTTCCGAGATATTCATTAA
- a CDS encoding aldehyde dehydrogenase → MDQTKQLVTEQRTFFYTGQTKNIEYRINALQQLRKGIEKYQQRIQDALRADLNKSEAEAYGSEIRIVLGELDFALEHLQEWAAPKQVPTNSAMPDGVSTIYPEPYGVALIIAPWNYPFQLAFGPLIGAIAAGNCAVIKPSELTPAVSRLTYDLIREIFPQEYIAVMEGEVEASTALLKEKFDYIFFTGSTGVGRIVMKAAAEHLTPVTLELGGKSPAIVHSDADLKLVAQRIVRGKFLNAGQTCVAPDYLLVHEQVHDELINLIGAEIKDKFGDDVLQNADFPHIVNERNFNRLSKFLTDGKTLIGGRSVREQLLIEPTVLGDVKWESAVMQEEIFGPILPVFTYSDLNPMLDEIVRRPKPLALYLFTQDEQLQDQVLNQVSFGGGCINDTLSHMTSHYLPFGGVGESGMGSYHGQQSFDVFSHHKSVLKRSE, encoded by the coding sequence ATGGATCAGACAAAACAACTAGTGACAGAACAACGTACATTTTTTTATACAGGACAAACTAAAAATATCGAGTATCGGATTAATGCGCTGCAACAGCTTAGAAAGGGAATTGAAAAGTATCAACAACGGATTCAAGATGCACTTCGGGCTGATCTGAACAAATCTGAGGCGGAAGCATACGGTTCCGAGATTCGCATTGTTCTGGGTGAACTGGATTTTGCATTAGAACACCTGCAGGAATGGGCTGCACCCAAACAAGTCCCAACCAATTCGGCTATGCCGGATGGGGTGAGTACCATTTACCCGGAACCATACGGAGTGGCGCTTATTATTGCACCTTGGAATTATCCGTTCCAACTGGCCTTTGGCCCACTTATTGGAGCAATTGCGGCCGGTAACTGTGCAGTTATCAAGCCTTCTGAATTAACACCAGCCGTATCTCGTCTAACGTATGATCTGATTCGGGAGATCTTCCCTCAGGAGTATATTGCGGTTATGGAAGGAGAAGTTGAGGCCAGTACAGCATTGTTGAAAGAGAAGTTTGATTATATTTTCTTCACAGGAAGCACAGGTGTTGGTCGCATTGTGATGAAGGCAGCTGCGGAGCACTTGACTCCTGTAACTCTTGAGTTGGGTGGTAAGAGTCCGGCTATTGTGCATAGTGATGCAGATCTGAAGCTGGTGGCCCAGCGTATTGTTCGTGGTAAGTTCCTGAATGCAGGCCAAACTTGCGTTGCTCCGGATTATTTGCTTGTACATGAACAAGTTCATGACGAATTGATCAATCTGATTGGCGCAGAGATCAAAGATAAATTTGGGGATGATGTGTTACAAAACGCTGATTTCCCGCATATTGTCAACGAACGTAACTTTAATCGGTTGTCGAAATTCCTCACAGATGGCAAAACGCTAATTGGTGGGCGTTCTGTACGTGAGCAGTTGCTCATTGAGCCGACTGTACTTGGAGATGTGAAATGGGAATCAGCTGTGATGCAAGAAGAGATCTTCGGTCCGATTCTTCCTGTGTTTACGTACAGTGACCTGAATCCTATGCTGGATGAGATTGTTCGCCGGCCAAAACCATTGGCGCTATATCTCTTCACACAGGATGAGCAACTGCAGGATCAGGTTCTGAATCAAGTATCCTTCGGTGGGGGATGTATTAATGACACACTTTCTCATATGACTTCACACTATCTCCCGTTTGGTGGTGTCGGAGAGAGTGGTATGGGCTCATACCACGGACAACAGAGCTTTGATGTGTTCTCGCATCACAAGAGTGTTCTGAAACGCAGTGAATAA
- a CDS encoding DUF896 domain-containing protein: protein MDIDSLVARINELARKQKSTGLSEEELAERAELREIYLSNIRSNFRQQLDTIEIVDDENDKGHQGKLKH from the coding sequence TTGGATATAGATAGTCTGGTAGCACGCATTAACGAATTGGCTCGTAAGCAAAAGTCCACTGGATTGTCAGAGGAAGAACTTGCTGAACGTGCCGAGCTAAGAGAGATTTATTTGAGCAATATTCGCAGCAATTTCAGACAACAACTGGATACCATTGAGATTGTTGATGATGAGAATGACAAAGGCCACCAAGGCAAACTCAAACACTAA
- a CDS encoding carbohydrate ABC transporter permease — protein sequence MQESRSYKVFKVFNVIFLLFVVFITLYPFLNVVAQSFSSESYINSGKVSLFPRGFNVETYKTISRDSMFWTNYKNTIIYTVVGTLISMFMTTIFAYALSKKRLMGRKFLTMFAVFTMFFSGGLIPNYVLINSLGFNNTMWALVVPGAISIYNMLIMKSFFENMPEELEEAASIDGLNTYGILLRIILPLSKAVMATMVLFYAVGHWNSWFPAFLYLDKKELFPVTIYLRNMIAGATSGATAGATSADNLTQIAANIKSVTMVLTILPILTIYPFVQRYFVTGIMLGSVKQ from the coding sequence ATGCAGGAATCCAGATCTTATAAGGTATTTAAAGTATTCAATGTCATCTTTCTGCTGTTCGTGGTATTTATAACGCTCTATCCATTCTTAAATGTCGTGGCACAATCCTTCAGTAGTGAGTCGTATATTAATTCGGGTAAGGTTAGTTTGTTCCCAAGAGGATTCAATGTGGAGACGTATAAGACCATCTCGCGTGACAGCATGTTCTGGACTAATTATAAAAATACAATTATTTACACTGTAGTAGGTACGTTAATCTCCATGTTCATGACGACTATTTTCGCCTATGCCCTGTCCAAAAAGAGGTTGATGGGTCGCAAGTTTTTGACGATGTTCGCCGTGTTCACGATGTTCTTCAGTGGTGGATTGATTCCAAACTATGTGTTGATTAATTCCCTTGGGTTCAACAACACCATGTGGGCACTTGTTGTTCCTGGCGCAATTAGCATATACAACATGCTGATCATGAAGTCATTTTTTGAAAATATGCCTGAAGAATTGGAGGAAGCTGCCTCCATTGACGGTTTGAACACCTACGGGATCTTGCTACGCATTATATTGCCGCTAAGTAAAGCAGTTATGGCAACCATGGTGCTGTTCTACGCAGTAGGTCATTGGAATTCATGGTTCCCAGCCTTTCTGTATTTGGACAAAAAAGAACTGTTCCCGGTCACCATTTATTTGCGCAATATGATTGCAGGAGCGACTAGCGGGGCGACTGCCGGTGCAACCTCAGCTGATAACCTGACACAGATTGCTGCCAATATTAAGTCAGTAACGATGGTACTCACCATCTTGCCGATACTCACCATCTATCCATTTGTCCAAAGATACTTTGTAACCGGTATCATGTTAGGGTCTGTTAAGCAGTAA
- the glnA gene encoding type I glutamate--ammonia ligase, producing the protein MSYTKEDILRISKEENVRFIRLQFTDLLGAIKNVEIPVSQLTKALDNKMMFDGSSIEGYVRIEESDMYLYPDLDSWLIFPWVAENRVARLICDVYLPDGNPFPGDPRGILKRNLKEAQDMGFTSFNVGPEPEFFLFKTDEKGNPTNELNDQGGYFDLAPTDLGENCRRDIVITLEEMGFEIEASHHEVAPGQHEIDFKYADALKAADQIQTFKLVVKTIARQHGLHATFMPKPLFGMNGSGMHCNQSLFKGNENAFVDESDELGLSKTARHFMAGTLKHARAFAAITNPTVNSYKRLVPGYEAPCYVAWSASNRSPMIRIPASRGLSTRVEVRNPDPAANPYLALSVLLKAGLDGIKRELSLPTPIDRNIYIMSEEERVEEGIPSLPADLKEALNELIRSEVICDALGDHALAHFYELKEIEWDMYRTQVHQWERDQYITLY; encoded by the coding sequence GTGAGTTATACAAAAGAAGACATTCTCCGCATTTCGAAAGAAGAAAACGTACGATTCATTCGATTGCAATTTACTGATTTGCTTGGAGCTATCAAAAACGTTGAGATTCCTGTGAGTCAGTTGACTAAGGCTCTGGATAACAAAATGATGTTCGATGGATCTTCCATTGAAGGTTATGTACGTATTGAAGAGTCCGACATGTACCTCTATCCAGATCTAGATTCTTGGCTTATTTTCCCATGGGTTGCAGAGAACCGTGTTGCACGTCTGATTTGCGACGTATATCTTCCGGATGGTAATCCGTTCCCAGGAGATCCACGTGGCATCTTGAAACGAAACCTGAAGGAAGCCCAAGATATGGGATTCACTTCCTTTAACGTTGGTCCTGAACCCGAGTTCTTCTTGTTCAAAACAGACGAAAAAGGAAATCCAACTAACGAACTGAATGACCAAGGTGGTTATTTCGACCTTGCGCCTACGGATCTTGGTGAAAACTGTCGTCGTGACATCGTTATCACACTTGAAGAAATGGGCTTTGAGATCGAAGCTTCCCACCATGAGGTAGCTCCAGGTCAGCATGAGATCGACTTCAAATATGCTGATGCTCTGAAAGCAGCTGACCAGATCCAAACGTTCAAACTCGTTGTTAAAACGATTGCACGTCAGCATGGTTTACATGCTACATTCATGCCGAAACCACTGTTTGGTATGAACGGATCCGGTATGCACTGTAACCAATCCTTGTTCAAAGGCAATGAGAACGCATTCGTTGATGAGTCGGACGAGTTGGGTCTGAGCAAAACTGCTCGTCACTTCATGGCTGGAACTCTGAAGCACGCACGTGCGTTTGCAGCAATTACTAACCCAACTGTGAACTCATACAAACGTCTTGTACCAGGTTATGAAGCACCTTGTTATGTAGCATGGTCTGCTAGTAACCGTAGCCCAATGATTCGTATTCCAGCTTCCCGTGGTCTGAGTACACGTGTTGAGGTTCGTAACCCGGATCCGGCTGCTAACCCTTACCTGGCTTTGTCTGTTCTGTTGAAAGCAGGTCTGGACGGAATCAAACGTGAGCTTTCCTTACCAACTCCGATTGACCGTAACATTTACATCATGTCAGAAGAAGAGCGTGTGGAAGAAGGCATTCCAAGCTTGCCAGCTGACCTGAAAGAAGCATTGAATGAATTGATCCGCAGCGAAGTAATCTGTGATGCTCTCGGCGACCACGCCTTGGCTCACTTCTATGAGCTGAAAGAAATTGAGTGGGATATGTATAGAACACAAGTCCACCAATGGGAACGCGATCAATATATCACGTTGTACTAA
- a CDS encoding LysM peptidoglycan-binding domain-containing protein yields MRYSTYQSIYEPMNSELVKSNIGNYKKVLARFKISSWMLKVAITSMIIFIGCSTVLTVFAGNENDVLPGGKIAVSQGETLWSISLEHKPTNMDTRIYIEAIKKVNQLHTTSIQVGQVLALPQFAE; encoded by the coding sequence ATGAGATATTCTACTTATCAAAGCATTTATGAACCAATGAATTCGGAACTGGTGAAGTCTAACATAGGGAACTACAAGAAGGTTTTAGCGCGTTTCAAGATTTCTTCATGGATGTTAAAGGTAGCAATTACCTCTATGATTATATTTATTGGATGCAGCACCGTTTTAACTGTATTTGCTGGCAATGAGAATGATGTTCTGCCTGGAGGGAAGATTGCCGTTTCACAAGGGGAAACCTTATGGAGTATTTCTTTGGAACATAAACCGACGAATATGGATACACGTATTTATATAGAAGCAATTAAGAAAGTGAATCAACTTCATACGACTTCCATCCAAGTGGGTCAAGTACTAGCTCTACCGCAATTTGCAGAATAA
- a CDS encoding aminotransferase class I/II-fold pyridoxal phosphate-dependent enzyme — protein sequence MVSFDSEISELQHQVERQIEGKLQQIDRITDHNQWKVINAFQQRKVSDFHFAGSTGYAYNDRGREVLDEVYADVFGAEAALVRPHFASGTHTISTALFGVLRPGDELLYITGKPYDTLHKVIGKPGDGTGSLRDFGIGYRETALTDEGGVDWAAVEKSITPATKVIGIQRSRGYDWRSSFCVAEIAEMVTRVKAMKEDVIVFVDNCYGEFTEEREPTEVGVDLMAGSLIKNPGGGIAETGGYICGKEQYVQLAAYRLTAPGIGGEVGAMLGTTRGIYQGLYMAPTIVGQAIKGSTFAAAMFAETGFVTKPAWNEARTDLIQAVKFSSAEHLIAFVQGIQRAAAVDSHVVPEPWDMPGYEHPVIMAAGTFIQGGSLELSADAPIREPYIGYMQGGLTYSHVKYGVLMALQTMKDRKLL from the coding sequence ATGGTAAGCTTTGATTCAGAAATATCTGAACTTCAACATCAAGTGGAGCGTCAGATTGAAGGAAAACTGCAACAGATTGATCGGATCACAGATCACAATCAATGGAAGGTGATTAATGCTTTTCAACAGCGAAAAGTAAGTGATTTTCACTTTGCAGGTTCAACAGGTTATGCCTATAACGATCGTGGGCGTGAAGTGCTTGATGAAGTATATGCTGATGTTTTCGGCGCGGAGGCCGCGTTGGTGCGTCCTCATTTTGCTTCAGGTACTCATACGATTAGTACAGCTCTCTTTGGCGTTTTGCGTCCAGGTGACGAATTATTGTACATCACGGGTAAGCCTTATGACACTTTGCATAAAGTTATTGGCAAACCCGGTGATGGCACAGGTTCATTACGCGATTTTGGCATCGGTTACCGTGAGACGGCCTTAACTGATGAAGGTGGAGTGGACTGGGCAGCAGTTGAAAAAAGCATTACACCAGCTACAAAAGTCATTGGGATTCAACGTTCACGGGGTTATGACTGGCGCTCCTCTTTCTGCGTTGCTGAGATCGCTGAGATGGTTACGCGTGTTAAAGCGATGAAGGAAGATGTTATCGTATTCGTAGATAATTGTTACGGTGAATTCACGGAGGAACGTGAACCGACAGAAGTCGGAGTTGATCTGATGGCCGGGTCACTGATCAAGAACCCTGGTGGAGGCATTGCGGAAACTGGTGGATACATATGTGGGAAGGAACAATACGTACAGTTGGCAGCTTATCGTCTGACAGCCCCTGGAATTGGGGGAGAGGTGGGAGCAATGCTGGGGACAACACGTGGCATCTACCAAGGACTTTACATGGCACCGACAATTGTAGGACAAGCTATCAAAGGAAGTACGTTTGCTGCTGCGATGTTTGCTGAAACCGGATTTGTAACCAAACCCGCCTGGAATGAAGCTCGCACAGATCTGATCCAGGCTGTTAAGTTTAGCTCTGCTGAGCATCTGATCGCCTTCGTGCAAGGGATTCAGCGTGCAGCAGCTGTGGATAGTCATGTGGTTCCTGAACCGTGGGATATGCCGGGTTATGAGCACCCTGTCATTATGGCGGCAGGTACGTTCATTCAGGGTGGAAGTCTGGAATTATCAGCCGATGCGCCTATTCGGGAGCCGTATATCGGGTATATGCAAGGCGGATTAACGTACTCTCATGTCAAATATGGCGTTTTAATGGCGTTACAGACGATGAAAGATCGTAAATTATTGTGA
- a CDS encoding MerR family transcriptional regulator, producing MGDEIRRNMALFPIGIVMKLTDLSARQIRYYEQHSLIVPARTSGNQRLFSFNDVERLLEIKALIEKGVNIAGIKQVMNPVSKESEEATVITPDTEVKRRELSDTQLHRLLKQQLVSGKRPGQVSLIQGELSRFFNKN from the coding sequence ATGGGTGATGAAATCCGCAGAAATATGGCCTTATTCCCAATTGGTATTGTAATGAAACTTACGGATCTGTCTGCACGTCAGATTCGTTACTATGAGCAGCACAGCTTGATCGTTCCTGCGAGAACGTCAGGTAATCAACGGTTATTCTCTTTTAATGACGTAGAGAGATTGCTAGAGATCAAGGCTTTGATTGAAAAAGGAGTTAACATCGCGGGCATCAAACAAGTGATGAATCCTGTTTCGAAAGAATCCGAGGAAGCTACAGTTATCACGCCAGATACTGAAGTTAAACGCAGAGAGCTGTCCGATACGCAGTTGCACCGCTTGCTGAAGCAGCAGCTTGTATCAGGTAAGAGACCAGGACAAGTATCTCTCATTCAGGGAGAGCTTTCCCGATTCTTTAATAAAAACTAA